From Moraxella sp. K1664, one genomic window encodes:
- the hemN gene encoding oxygen-independent coproporphyrinogen III oxidase, producing MHHFSQVSFDEALIQKYNRQGPRYTSYPTALEFAPIADGVEMSILQQKDPAVPLSLYIHIPFCRHLCYYCGCNKIITKKNSDSGDYLDYLFREIRHKKSLLNGNAKVKQVHLGGGTPTFLSDDELTVLWRFLQDEFDFADDGDYSVEIDPRELRETTLAVLRSLGVNRLSFGVQDLDETVQIAVNRVQPHSMVQAVMREARQLGFGSINIDLIYGLPHQSVASMADTVAKIIALAPDRLSVFNYAHLPERFTAQRRIKDDDLPSPADKLTMFGDTIKALTDAGYQYIGIDHFARPDDDMAIAQRQGKLHRNFQGYAILGECDLLSFGVSSISQIGEHILQNPTDLKEYQARINDGILPAVKHIKADEKDKLRRYVIMNLLCHDRLDFADVDERFGIDSRRYFEPELANLHQMADDKLVFIDETGVQILPKGRILGRNVAMVFDEYLTQKHSGRFSKVI from the coding sequence ATGCACCATTTTAGCCAAGTCAGCTTTGATGAAGCCTTGATTCAAAAATACAACCGTCAAGGCCCCCGTTACACGTCCTATCCGACTGCCTTAGAGTTCGCCCCCATTGCAGACGGTGTGGAGATGAGTATTTTACAACAAAAAGATCCTGCCGTCCCCCTATCGCTCTACATTCATATCCCCTTTTGCCGTCATCTGTGCTACTACTGTGGTTGTAACAAAATCATCACCAAGAAAAATAGCGACTCGGGCGATTATCTAGACTATCTATTTAGAGAAATTCGCCATAAAAAATCCCTGCTAAACGGCAATGCAAAGGTCAAACAAGTCCATTTAGGGGGCGGTACACCTACTTTTTTGAGTGATGATGAGCTGACCGTGTTGTGGCGGTTTTTACAAGATGAATTTGACTTTGCTGATGACGGGGACTATTCGGTAGAGATTGACCCACGAGAGCTTAGGGAGACGACTTTGGCGGTCTTACGCTCACTGGGGGTCAATCGCTTATCATTTGGGGTGCAGGATTTGGACGAGACCGTACAGATAGCTGTGAACCGTGTACAGCCCCACAGCATGGTGCAGGCGGTCATGCGTGAAGCCAGACAGCTAGGCTTTGGCTCAATTAACATTGACTTGATTTATGGTCTGCCCCATCAGAGTGTGGCGAGCATGGCGGACACAGTCGCCAAAATCATCGCCCTAGCCCCTGACCGCTTATCGGTGTTTAACTACGCCCATCTGCCCGAGCGATTCACCGCCCAACGCCGTATCAAAGATGACGACCTGCCCAGTCCTGCCGACAAGCTCACCATGTTTGGCGACACCATCAAGGCACTCACGGACGCAGGTTATCAGTATATTGGCATTGACCATTTTGCTCGCCCTGATGATGACATGGCAATCGCCCAACGTCAAGGCAAGCTCCATCGCAACTTTCAAGGCTATGCCATCTTGGGCGAGTGCGACCTGCTCTCGTTTGGGGTAAGCAGTATCAGTCAGATTGGCGAGCATATCTTGCAAAACCCCACTGATTTAAAAGAATATCAAGCACGCATTAATGACGGCATACTCCCTGCCGTCAAGCACATCAAGGCAGATGAGAAGGATAAGTTACGCCGTTATGTCATCATGAACTTATTATGCCATGACCGCTTGGACTTTGCCGATGTTGATGAGCGTTTTGGCATTGACAGTCGCCGTTATTTTGAGCCAGAGCTGGCAAACCTACACCAAATGGCAGACGACAAACTCGTCTTTATTGATGAGACTGGCGTACAAATCCTACCCAAAGGACGGATACTGGGGCGTAACGTAGCAATGGTCTTTGATGAATACCTAACCCAAAAGCACAGCGGACGGTTTAGTAAGGTCATCTGA
- a CDS encoding calcium/sodium antiporter, producing the protein MLLAIIAMIVGIALLVYSAEFFIEGSSGIALKFGMPKLLVGMLVIGVGTSAPEIVVSVLSTLNGAPGLALGNAYGSNITNITLVLGATALVSPLFIQKSLVKSDFLILIGITALAIFQLLDGQVSRLDGAILLGALAVFLAFQIYMAKLGKSASDDVPDTVDFCMGMAVAKLVGGLVVLVLSSRLVVWGAVEIAKIAGLSELIIGLTIVAIGTSLPELVSSIIAARKGEDEMALGNVIGSNIFNTLAVVGIPATIMPMAVAHEVVSRDMIVMGGVTGLLFILCLLAVRGSQKLGRGVGAVLLSIFIGYTVWLFVGG; encoded by the coding sequence ATGTTATTAGCCATTATTGCGATGATTGTCGGCATTGCCTTGCTTGTGTATAGTGCCGAGTTTTTTATTGAAGGGTCGTCTGGCATCGCCCTAAAATTTGGTATGCCCAAACTGTTGGTGGGTATGCTGGTCATTGGGGTGGGCACGTCCGCCCCTGAGATAGTCGTGTCGGTGTTGTCCACGCTAAACGGAGCCCCTGGTTTGGCACTGGGTAATGCGTACGGCTCAAACATTACCAACATCACGCTTGTGCTGGGTGCAACAGCGTTGGTGAGCCCTTTATTTATCCAAAAATCCTTGGTCAAATCCGACTTTTTGATACTCATTGGTATTACCGCTTTGGCGATTTTTCAGTTATTGGACGGACAAGTGAGCCGTCTGGACGGGGCGATACTCCTTGGAGCGTTGGCGGTGTTTTTGGCGTTTCAGATTTATATGGCAAAACTGGGCAAGTCCGCCAGTGATGACGTGCCTGACACGGTCGATTTTTGCATGGGCATGGCGGTCGCCAAACTCGTCGGGGGCTTGGTGGTGCTGGTGCTAAGTTCACGCCTTGTGGTGTGGGGAGCGGTGGAGATTGCCAAAATCGCAGGGCTGTCCGAGCTTATCATTGGTCTTACCATTGTGGCGATAGGCACAAGCTTGCCCGAGCTGGTCTCATCTATCATCGCTGCACGAAAGGGCGAAGATGAAATGGCTTTGGGTAACGTTATCGGCTCAAACATCTTTAACACCCTAGCGGTCGTGGGCATTCCTGCTACCATCATGCCGATGGCGGTGGCTCATGAAGTGGTGAGCCGTGATATGATTGTCATGGGTGGGGTGACGGGACTGTTGTTTATCCTGTGCCTGCTTGCCGTGCGTGGCAGTCAAAAACTTGGGCGTGGCGTGGGTGCGGTGCTGTTGTCTATCTTTATCGGCTATACGGTATGGCTGTTTGTGGGTGGCTAA
- a CDS encoding DUF1963 domain-containing protein: protein MTLPQAFTPFADEIFASMRPSVRLMLSTDPATPFDSKVGGTPYLPKDHSYPTGTDGKPMAFLAQINFEQMPALPHFPRTGILQFFIKNDDDCYGINFDDFTDHTGYKLIYHNHVDKDTPQGDYDVQVGEYTLPFPADHSYRIGFDDATPQAVTAFDFKFDETVPNLAQFLNEKADQDNYDWELHSEYDTWTQAESHRVGGYPFFTQDDVRGWEHDEPLSEYVLLFQLVSEDGDNDESVDVMWGDCGVGNFFIHPDDLANLRFERAFFTMDCY, encoded by the coding sequence ATGACCCTACCCCAAGCCTTTACCCCATTTGCCGATGAAATTTTTGCGTCCATGCGTCCGTCCGTTCGCTTGATGTTATCTACCGACCCTGCCACGCCTTTTGATAGCAAGGTTGGCGGTACGCCTTATCTGCCAAAAGACCACAGCTATCCGACAGGCACGGACGGCAAGCCCATGGCGTTTTTGGCACAGATTAACTTTGAGCAAATGCCTGCCTTGCCACACTTTCCACGCACAGGGATTTTGCAGTTTTTTATCAAAAATGACGATGACTGCTATGGCATTAACTTCGATGACTTCACCGACCATACAGGCTACAAGCTCATCTATCATAATCATGTCGATAAAGACACCCCACAAGGCGACTACGATGTCCAAGTGGGCGAATACACCTTGCCTTTTCCTGCCGATCACAGTTATCGCATCGGTTTTGATGACGCCACGCCCCAAGCTGTTACCGCCTTTGATTTTAAATTTGATGAAACTGTGCCAAATCTTGCTCAATTTTTAAACGAAAAAGCTGACCAAGATAACTACGATTGGGAGCTACACAGCGAGTACGACACATGGACACAAGCCGAGTCGCACCGTGTGGGCGGTTATCCATTTTTTACCCAAGATGACGTGCGTGGTTGGGAGCATGATGAGCCTTTGAGTGAGTATGTGCTACTGTTTCAGCTTGTCAGCGAAGACGGCGATAATGATGAGAGTGTCGATGTGATGTGGGGCGACTGTGGCGTGGGCAACTTTTTTATCCACCCTGACGACTTGGCAAATTTACGCTTTGAGCGGGCATTTTTTACCATGGACTGCTATTAA
- a CDS encoding RecQ family ATP-dependent DNA helicase, whose product MTDIAFIDLEIDSKNRIVDIGAIYDKHDFHQNRPSELIQLIKPTKYLCGHNFLAHDFGYLKSDLTAIGKTDKHIIDTLLLSPLLFPARPYHALNKDYKAQFEDSNNPLNDCKITQELLDELAHAFGKLPIDVGRIFYRLLHQKAGFGAFFEWIKFEDIHEELSTLIGTTFGSKICQNAPLDTLISQHPVELAYALSLIHAQSRYSITPVWLQHQYPKIEMILIELCATPCQGCAYCQHELDAVKGLNRYFDYPTFRSYDGKPLQQQTAECAIAGGSLLAVFPTGGGKSVTFQVPALIAGERAKALTVVISPLQSLMKDQVDNLEQKGISEAVTINGLLNPIERQKAVERVQDGAANLLYISPESLRSRTIEKLLLGRNIARFVIDEAHCFSAWGQDFRVDYLYIGEFIRTLWHKKQLDTPIPVSCFTATAKIQVIEDICAYFKKELGLTLTRFIAPVARKNLHYQVIAKPNEDEKYQALRSLIETHNCPTIVYVSRTKRTISLSEHLQKDGFSALAYHGKMNADDKIHNQNAFKADEAQIMVATSAFGMGVDKPNVGLVVHYDISDSLENYVQEAGRAGRDEKILADCYVLFNASDDLDKHFTLLNQTKISVNEIKQIWRAIKEMCGTRPQICESALQIARQAGWNDLHPDDIETRVKTAISALEDAGYIKRGQNMPRVFATSILSKNAMEAIDKINASTLIHPDEKMHAVRIVKKLFSHKRQQMTDEDGESRVDYLADVLGLETGRVVRIITWLRQESILADQQDLQAFIGKNTRTGDNIAKLNRFINTEKAMLDAFGEYEPNWSFKEFTQNVQQYLTDATPKNIKTLINFWKIKNWLGRDDDSHGDMGLVLKYDTDTLKELLTRKAELADFVVRYVSDLAKNSGKASHGDWLEVHFSVGELKNAFDGGLFGSVSLDDIEDVLFYLVKMDVLKIEGGFLVLHQRLFISRLEKDGRKQYTLDDYKKLANYYDTRKEQIHIVGKYANLMLADEKGAMGFVNDYFGLDYQEFLQKYFDKDERSALKRNITASRFEKWFGNLSPQQLRIIQDDKSRVIVVFASPGSGKTRVLVHKLASLYQLEDVKHEGLLMLTFSRSAVHEFKARLFEIMGNSASYIEIKTFHAYCFDLLGRVGDLQNAQNVVRDATVKIKNGEVEPNRIAKTVLVIDEAQDMNEEQFELVRTLIIQNEDMRVIVVGDDDQTIYEFSGASPKYMHRFLRDFGATSYDLVDNYRSAVRIVEFCNGFAKHITERLKTQEVKAVSTDVGRVSVVDFTGDVSAYLLAQVREAYDSKRSVAVLTQTNEEAIWLAGQLGRADIPHKLIQSNQGFAVRDLLEVRVFEYYLALTPEQVVIDDDVWQTARQQADEYLATSRHLPLLHNIIRSFETAQPERKYVSDWRMFIHESHLEDFYHAENGVVMLSTIHKAKGREFDHVFVLIDKNARKDKNTQNDELDDTKKREFYVAFSRAKSDLVVLSNQQKLLELLPKHNVYWQNYQGNSSNERELALYLNHKDVYLDKFYEYATHIRPLRAGTTLQVFTQKFTWGCCDEQGNRIVVFSNSFKERLQGYLHRGYQITGASVNFVVLWQKADSDNETRIVLPIVHLKRQDMGG is encoded by the coding sequence ATGACAGACATTGCTTTTATTGACTTGGAAATTGATAGCAAAAATCGCATTGTGGATATTGGGGCGATTTATGATAAGCATGATTTTCATCAAAACCGCCCAAGCGAGCTGATACAACTTATCAAGCCTACCAAATACCTGTGTGGGCATAACTTTTTGGCACATGATTTTGGGTATCTAAAAAGCGATTTGACCGCCATTGGCAAAACAGACAAGCACATCATTGATACGTTGTTATTATCGCCCCTATTGTTCCCTGCTCGTCCTTATCACGCATTGAATAAAGACTACAAAGCCCAGTTTGAAGACTCCAACAATCCTCTAAATGACTGTAAAATCACCCAAGAGCTTTTGGACGAGTTAGCCCATGCTTTTGGCAAACTGCCCATTGACGTGGGGCGTATTTTTTATCGGCTTTTACATCAAAAGGCAGGGTTTGGGGCGTTTTTTGAGTGGATAAAATTTGAAGACATTCACGAAGAGTTATCCACACTTATTGGCACGACTTTTGGGTCAAAAATTTGCCAAAATGCCCCACTAGATACGCTCATCAGTCAGCACCCTGTGGAGCTGGCATATGCTCTATCACTCATTCATGCCCAAAGTCGCTACTCTATCACGCCTGTGTGGCTACAACACCAATACCCCAAGATTGAGATGATTTTGATTGAGTTGTGTGCCACGCCTTGCCAAGGCTGTGCCTATTGCCAACATGAGCTGGACGCAGTCAAGGGCTTAAATCGCTACTTTGATTATCCAACCTTTCGCAGTTATGACGGCAAGCCCTTACAGCAACAGACTGCTGAATGTGCCATTGCAGGCGGGTCGCTGTTGGCGGTGTTTCCCACAGGCGGTGGCAAGTCGGTAACGTTCCAAGTGCCTGCACTCATCGCAGGCGAGCGTGCCAAAGCCTTGACGGTGGTCATCTCGCCCTTACAATCGCTCATGAAAGACCAAGTGGATAATTTGGAACAAAAAGGCATTAGCGAAGCGGTAACGATTAACGGCTTGCTAAATCCCATTGAACGCCAAAAAGCGGTGGAACGTGTCCAAGACGGCGCGGCAAACCTGCTCTACATCTCGCCTGAGAGCTTGCGTTCACGTACCATAGAAAAGTTGTTGCTCGGCAGAAACATCGCTCGGTTTGTCATTGATGAAGCCCACTGTTTTTCGGCATGGGGGCAGGATTTTCGGGTGGATTATTTGTATATTGGCGAATTTATCCGCACGCTGTGGCATAAAAAACAGCTAGATACCCCAATCCCTGTCTCATGCTTTACCGCCACCGCCAAAATCCAAGTCATCGAAGATATTTGTGCTTATTTTAAAAAAGAGCTCGGGCTCACACTCACACGCTTTATCGCCCCTGTCGCTCGCAAAAATCTGCATTATCAAGTCATCGCCAAACCAAACGAAGATGAAAAATACCAAGCCTTACGCAGTTTGATTGAAACGCACAACTGCCCCACGATTGTCTATGTCTCTCGCACCAAACGCACCATTTCTTTGAGCGAACATCTGCAAAAAGACGGTTTTTCTGCTTTGGCTTATCATGGCAAAATGAATGCCGATGACAAAATCCACAATCAAAATGCCTTTAAAGCGGACGAAGCTCAAATCATGGTCGCCACGTCCGCCTTTGGCATGGGCGTGGATAAGCCCAATGTGGGGCTTGTGGTGCATTATGACATCTCGGATTCTTTGGAAAATTATGTTCAAGAAGCAGGACGGGCGGGGCGTGATGAGAAGATTTTGGCGGATTGTTATGTATTGTTTAACGCATCAGACGATTTGGATAAGCACTTTACCCTACTAAACCAAACCAAAATCTCGGTCAATGAAATCAAGCAAATTTGGCGTGCAATAAAAGAGATGTGCGGTACACGTCCACAAATTTGCGAATCCGCCTTACAAATTGCCAGACAAGCAGGTTGGAATGACTTACACCCTGACGACATAGAAACCCGTGTCAAAACCGCCATTTCGGCATTAGAAGACGCAGGTTACATCAAACGTGGGCAAAATATGCCCCGTGTGTTTGCTACAAGCATTCTTAGCAAAAACGCCATGGAAGCGATAGACAAAATCAATGCATCCACGCTCATTCACCCTGATGAAAAAATGCACGCCGTGCGGATTGTCAAAAAGCTGTTTTCGCACAAACGCCAACAAATGACCGATGAAGACGGCGAATCTCGGGTGGACTATTTGGCGGACGTGCTGGGGCTAGAAACAGGGCGAGTGGTGCGGATTATCACATGGCTAAGGCAAGAGAGTATCCTAGCCGACCAGCAGGATTTACAAGCCTTTATCGGCAAAAACACCCGTACAGGCGACAACATCGCCAAACTAAACCGCTTTATCAATACCGAAAAAGCCATGCTTGACGCATTTGGTGAGTATGAACCGAACTGGTCGTTTAAAGAATTTACCCAAAACGTTCAGCAATATCTGACAGATGCCACGCCCAAAAACATCAAAACACTCATCAATTTTTGGAAAATCAAAAACTGGCTTGGGCGTGATGATGACAGTCATGGCGACATGGGGCTTGTGTTAAAGTACGACACAGATACACTCAAAGAGCTACTGACACGCAAGGCAGAATTGGCGGATTTTGTGGTGCGGTATGTGTCGGATTTGGCAAAAAATTCAGGCAAAGCGTCTCATGGCGACTGGCTAGAAGTGCATTTTTCGGTGGGCGAATTAAAAAACGCCTTTGACGGTGGATTGTTCGGCTCGGTCAGCCTTGATGACATCGAAGACGTGCTGTTTTATTTGGTAAAAATGGACGTGTTAAAAATTGAAGGCGGATTTTTGGTGCTGCATCAACGCCTTTTCATCTCTCGCCTAGAAAAAGACGGACGCAAGCAGTACACGCTAGACGATTATAAAAAACTTGCCAATTATTATGACACTCGCAAAGAGCAGATTCACATCGTGGGCAAATACGCCAATCTCATGCTTGCCGATGAAAAGGGGGCAATGGGCTTTGTGAATGATTATTTTGGACTGGATTATCAAGAATTTTTACAAAAATATTTTGATAAAGATGAAAGGTCTGCCCTAAAACGCAACATCACCGCCAGTCGTTTTGAGAAGTGGTTTGGCAATTTGTCGCCACAGCAGTTACGGATTATCCAAGATGACAAAAGCCGTGTCATTGTGGTGTTCGCCTCCCCTGGTAGTGGCAAAACACGGGTGCTGGTGCATAAACTTGCGTCTTTGTATCAATTAGAAGATGTCAAGCACGAAGGACTGCTAATGCTGACTTTTTCTCGTTCAGCGGTGCATGAGTTTAAAGCACGGCTGTTTGAAATCATGGGCAATTCGGCAAGTTATATAGAAATCAAAACCTTTCATGCGTACTGCTTTGATTTGCTTGGACGTGTGGGCGATTTACAAAATGCCCAAAATGTCGTGCGTGATGCGACCGTTAAGATTAAAAATGGCGAAGTTGAACCCAATCGCATTGCCAAAACGGTACTGGTCATTGACGAAGCTCAAGACATGAATGAAGAGCAGTTTGAACTGGTGCGGACGCTCATAATCCAAAACGAAGACATGAGAGTGATTGTGGTGGGCGATGACGACCAAACGATTTATGAGTTTTCAGGGGCAAGCCCTAAATACATGCACCGCTTTTTGCGTGATTTTGGGGCGACATCGTATGATTTGGTGGATAATTATCGCAGCGCGGTTCGTATTGTGGAGTTTTGTAATGGTTTTGCCAAGCACATCACAGAACGCCTAAAAACCCAAGAAGTCAAAGCGGTCAGTACCGATGTGGGGCGTGTGTCGGTGGTGGATTTTACAGGCGATGTGTCGGCATACCTACTCGCACAAGTACGTGAAGCCTATGACAGCAAGCGGTCGGTGGCGGTACTTACCCAAACCAACGAAGAAGCGATTTGGCTGGCAGGACAGCTTGGGCGGGCGGATATTCCCCACAAACTTATACAAAGCAATCAAGGTTTTGCGGTGCGTGATTTGTTAGAAGTGCGTGTGTTTGAGTATTATTTGGCACTCACGCCTGAGCAGGTTGTGATAGATGATGACGTATGGCAAACCGCCAGACAGCAAGCGGATGAGTATCTTGCAACCAGTCGCCATTTACCATTACTACACAACATCATCCGCTCGTTTGAGACCGCCCAACCCGAACGCAAATACGTCTCTGATTGGCGGATGTTTATCCATGAGTCGCATTTGGAAGATTTTTATCATGCCGAAAATGGCGTGGTGATGCTTTCAACCATTCACAAAGCCAAAGGGCGTGAATTTGACCATGTGTTTGTATTGATTGATAAAAATGCCAGAAAGGATAAAAACACCCAAAATGATGAACTAGACGATACCAAAAAACGAGAATTTTATGTGGCGTTTTCTCGTGCCAAGTCCGACCTTGTGGTACTCTCCAATCAACAAAAACTGCTTGAACTGTTGCCCAAGCACAATGTCTATTGGCAAAACTATCAAGGCAATAGCTCCAACGAGCGAGAGCTTGCTCTGTACCTTAATCATAAAGATGTGTATTTGGATAAGTTTTATGAATATGCAACGCATATTCGCCCTTTGCGAGCAGGGACGACTTTACAAGTATTTACCCAAAAATTTACTTGGGGCTGTTGTGATGAGCAAGGCAATCGGATTGTTGTCTTTTCCAATTCATTTAAAGAGCGATTGCAAGGCTATCTGCATCGGGGCTATCAGATAACTGGGGCGAGCGTGAATTTTGTGGTACTTTGGCAAAAGGCGGATAGCGATAATGAGACTAGGATTGTGTTGCCGATTGTGCATCTAAAAAGACAAGACATGGGCGGATAG
- the rplT gene encoding 50S ribosomal protein L20 has product MARVKRGVQANRRHKKVLARAKGYYGARSRVYRVAVQAVMKAGQYAYRDRRNKKRSFRRLWIARINAGARLNGLSYSRLINGLKKASIEIDRRILADIAMHDAAAFTAICEKAKSALA; this is encoded by the coding sequence ATGGCTCGTGTAAAACGTGGTGTACAGGCTAACCGCCGTCATAAAAAAGTCTTGGCTCGTGCAAAAGGTTACTATGGTGCACGCTCTCGTGTGTATCGTGTTGCCGTACAAGCGGTAATGAAAGCAGGTCAATACGCATATAGAGACCGCCGTAACAAAAAACGCTCTTTCCGCCGTCTGTGGATTGCTCGTATCAATGCAGGTGCTCGTCTAAATGGCTTGTCATACAGCCGTCTTATCAATGGTCTTAAAAAGGCAAGCATTGAGATTGACCGCCGTATCCTAGCAGACATCGCCATGCATGACGCAGCAGCGTTCACGGCAATCTGCGAAAAAGCAAAATCTGCCCTAGCCTAA
- the rpmI gene encoding 50S ribosomal protein L35 codes for MKVKLKTKRGAAKRFKKTANGFKRKQAFKRHILTKKSPKRIRQLRGCVMVHVADVPSIRRMCPYI; via the coding sequence ATGAAAGTAAAACTAAAAACCAAACGTGGTGCGGCAAAGCGTTTTAAAAAAACCGCCAACGGCTTTAAACGCAAACAAGCGTTCAAACGCCACATTTTGACCAAAAAATCTCCTAAGCGTATCCGCCAATTGCGTGGTTGCGTCATGGTTCACGTCGCTGACGTTCCATCAATCCGCCGTATGTGCCCATACATTTAA